A genomic stretch from Kribbella amoyensis includes:
- a CDS encoding cupin domain-containing protein — MQKLSGAGVFEHADPNNYVEQLRTSSLSVGTYSIPAGGVDDQAPHHEEEIYVVTTGRATFVTPDGAEPVGPGDVLFVAAEEEHRFTDVTEDLALLVFFAPPYSGR; from the coding sequence ATGCAGAAGCTTTCAGGGGCGGGCGTCTTCGAGCACGCGGACCCGAACAACTACGTCGAACAGCTCCGGACCTCCTCGCTGTCGGTCGGCACGTACTCCATCCCGGCCGGCGGCGTCGACGACCAGGCGCCGCACCACGAGGAGGAGATCTACGTCGTCACGACCGGGCGCGCGACCTTCGTGACGCCGGACGGGGCCGAGCCGGTCGGTCCCGGTGACGTGCTGTTCGTCGCGGCCGAGGAGGAGCACCGCTTCACCGACGTCACCGAGGACCTCGCCCTGCTCGTCTTCTTCGCGCCGCCGTACTCCGGCCGCTGA
- a CDS encoding diacylglycerol kinase family protein, translated as MNHHPPSHLGRALTVVLGALPFAVITILVFEDWPPLRRWDLSVAARAAEYGATRPDWVDLWQVLGAVILPWVSRAVILGVAIYLWHRRARLLTVWLVVTAASELILVFVVKNIFERPRPADFLVETDSWSYVSGHATAAFVMAGALGVVLPSVRGWRRRFRLLVTLPTIAIVLLVSVDRIALNVHYVSDVLGGWALGLAILTTTSICFGLRPGLRRRRRSTPSGDDDGTTPPRAAVIVNPIKVGDGVAFRRKVTRALAVRGFEEPLWLETREDDAGNAMAKRAIEYESDLVLVAGGDGTVRVVTAALASTGIPVGVIPAGTGNLLARNLHVPLDLDDALERILDGRDRRIDLVKVHGDGLDTDRFAVMAGLGLDAAIISDAPPHLKAQIGWTAYLVSAAKNINHPSVKVRITLDDQEPVERRVRTVVVGNVGMLQANIPLLPDARPDDGLIDVVVIAPRRVTQWPLVFWRVMTRTTRTELYLERFTGRKVEITASVDVQRQLDGDGIGPGRSLTAEVEPGTLIVRVPRQR; from the coding sequence ATGAACCACCATCCACCCAGCCACCTCGGACGCGCGTTGACCGTGGTGCTGGGGGCCCTGCCGTTCGCGGTGATCACCATCCTGGTCTTCGAGGACTGGCCCCCGCTCCGCCGCTGGGACCTGTCCGTCGCCGCCCGCGCCGCGGAGTACGGCGCGACCCGGCCGGACTGGGTGGACCTGTGGCAGGTGCTGGGCGCGGTGATCCTCCCGTGGGTCTCACGAGCCGTCATCCTCGGGGTCGCGATCTACCTCTGGCATCGACGGGCCCGGCTGCTCACCGTCTGGCTGGTCGTCACGGCGGCGTCCGAGCTAATCCTCGTGTTCGTGGTGAAGAACATCTTCGAGCGGCCCCGGCCGGCCGATTTCCTGGTCGAGACCGACAGCTGGTCCTACGTGTCCGGGCACGCCACCGCCGCGTTCGTGATGGCCGGTGCGCTCGGTGTCGTCCTGCCGTCGGTCCGTGGCTGGCGACGCCGGTTCCGGTTGCTGGTGACCCTGCCGACGATCGCGATCGTGCTGCTCGTGTCGGTGGACCGGATCGCGTTGAACGTGCACTACGTGTCCGACGTCCTCGGCGGCTGGGCCCTCGGCCTGGCGATCCTGACGACCACCTCGATCTGCTTCGGCCTCCGGCCAGGGCTGCGCCGGCGCCGCCGGAGTACGCCGTCGGGGGACGACGACGGGACCACGCCACCCCGGGCCGCCGTGATCGTGAACCCGATCAAAGTCGGTGACGGGGTCGCGTTCCGGCGCAAGGTGACCCGGGCGCTCGCGGTCCGCGGGTTCGAGGAGCCGTTGTGGCTGGAGACCCGGGAGGACGACGCGGGCAACGCGATGGCCAAGCGCGCGATCGAGTACGAGTCGGACCTGGTCCTGGTGGCGGGCGGCGACGGTACCGTCCGGGTGGTCACCGCGGCGCTCGCGTCCACCGGGATCCCGGTCGGCGTGATCCCGGCCGGGACCGGCAACCTGCTGGCCCGGAACCTGCACGTCCCGCTCGACCTGGACGACGCGCTGGAGCGGATCCTGGACGGGCGGGACCGGCGGATCGACCTCGTCAAGGTGCACGGGGACGGCCTGGACACGGACCGGTTCGCGGTGATGGCCGGGCTCGGCCTGGACGCGGCGATCATCTCCGACGCGCCGCCGCACCTGAAGGCGCAGATCGGCTGGACCGCATACCTGGTCTCGGCGGCGAAGAACATCAACCACCCGTCGGTGAAGGTCCGGATCACGCTCGACGACCAGGAGCCGGTGGAGCGCCGGGTCCGGACGGTCGTGGTCGGCAACGTCGGCATGCTGCAGGCCAACATCCCCTTGCTCCCGGACGCCCGGCCCGACGACGGCCTGATCGACGTCGTGGTGATCGCGCCGCGCCGGGTGACCCAGTGGCCGCTGGTGTTCTGGCGGGTGATGACCCGGACGACCCGGACCGAGCTCTACCTGGAGCGGTTCACCGGGCGGAAGGTCGAGATCACCGCGTCGGTGGACGTCCAGCGCCAGCTCGACGGTGACGGGATCGGCCCCGGCCGGTCACTCACGGCCGAGGTGGAGCCGGGCACCCTCATCGTGCGAGTGCCCAGACAACGCTAG
- the larB gene encoding nickel pincer cofactor biosynthesis protein LarB produces MTHLPDPGPQPGVHDLGYARLDTDRLERTGDAEVVYGAGKTPAQVVELLRTLHANHPGHAVLATRLTAEAQELVAVELPDATVDPVGRTAVLGTPPVSSGTVAVVSAGTSDAPVAAEAATTAQVFGAGVDLITDVGVAGLHRVMGVRERLAAADCLIVVAGMEGALPSVVGGLVGVPLVAVPTSVGYGASFGGLAALLGMLNSCAPGVSVVNIDNGFGAGVFAARVARQSVPAEVKER; encoded by the coding sequence GTGACTCATCTGCCTGACCCCGGCCCGCAACCCGGCGTGCACGACCTCGGGTACGCCCGGCTCGACACCGATCGGCTGGAACGTACCGGTGACGCCGAGGTGGTCTACGGCGCCGGTAAGACGCCCGCCCAGGTCGTGGAACTGCTCCGCACCCTGCACGCGAACCACCCCGGCCACGCCGTCCTCGCCACCCGCCTGACCGCGGAGGCGCAGGAGCTGGTCGCCGTCGAACTGCCCGACGCGACCGTCGACCCGGTCGGCCGGACCGCGGTCCTGGGTACGCCCCCGGTCTCGAGCGGCACGGTCGCCGTGGTGTCCGCGGGGACGTCCGACGCGCCCGTCGCTGCCGAGGCGGCGACCACCGCGCAGGTCTTCGGTGCGGGCGTCGACCTGATCACCGACGTCGGGGTGGCCGGGCTGCACCGGGTGATGGGTGTCCGCGAGCGGCTGGCCGCGGCCGACTGCCTCATCGTGGTGGCCGGGATGGAGGGTGCGCTGCCGAGCGTCGTCGGCGGACTGGTCGGGGTACCGCTGGTCGCCGTACCGACGTCGGTCGGGTACGGGGCGTCCTTCGGTGGGTTGGCCGCGTTGCTGGGGATGCTGAACTCGTGCGCGCCGGGGGTCTCGGTGGTGAACATCGACAACGGGTTCGGCGCCGGGGTGTTCGCGGCCCGGGTCGCGCGGCAGTCGGTTCCCGCGGAGGTGAAGGAGCGGTGA
- a CDS encoding DUF4446 family protein, which yields MSSTLAGAFGIAALFVAVLALVFAIQALRAQSDPAKSAPAPPVPRPEPQDTQPEPKPGTVKAELRKLTKDLDKTRGEVRETLQHLAVVRYDAFGDSGGQLSWSMALLDDKGDGVVLTSINSRNDARSYAKEVKGFASDAKLSPEEQEALDTLRKRAAGTSDAGH from the coding sequence GTGTCTTCGACGTTAGCCGGTGCCTTCGGGATCGCCGCCCTCTTCGTGGCGGTGCTCGCGCTCGTGTTCGCCATCCAGGCGTTGCGAGCGCAGTCCGACCCGGCCAAGTCCGCGCCGGCACCGCCCGTACCGCGGCCCGAACCGCAGGACACCCAGCCGGAGCCCAAGCCGGGCACCGTGAAAGCCGAGCTGCGTAAGCTCACCAAGGACCTGGACAAGACCCGCGGCGAGGTCCGCGAGACGCTGCAGCACCTCGCCGTCGTCCGGTACGACGCGTTCGGCGACAGCGGCGGCCAGCTGTCCTGGTCGATGGCGCTGCTGGACGACAAGGGGGACGGTGTGGTTCTGACGTCGATCAACAGCCGCAACGACGCCAGGTCGTACGCCAAGGAGGTCAAGGGGTTCGCGAGCGACGCGAAGCTCTCCCCCGAAGAGCAGGAGGCACTCGACACCCTGCGCAAACGAGCCGCCGGCACTTCCGACGCGGGGCACTAG
- a CDS encoding glycosyltransferase family 2 protein produces the protein MSGNDQPSVEQQRGVACVIPAKDEVARIAATVDAVRKIVGVDLVVVVDDGSGDGTAEAAERAGAVVVQHEQNQGKAAAMETGAAEVGRRDGARARHLLFLDADLTDSATGAEPLLEPVQSGRADMTIGTLPVQVRADGSKAGGHGFVVRLARAGIEEATGWAPEQPLSGQRCLTRAAFDAALPLAGGFGVETALSIDLGRKGFRILEVPIDVRHRATGTDLRGQLHRGRQFLHVRRALAARSALPARKPAR, from the coding sequence GTGTCCGGGAATGATCAGCCGTCCGTCGAGCAGCAGCGTGGAGTCGCTTGTGTGATTCCGGCGAAGGACGAGGTCGCGCGGATCGCGGCCACCGTCGACGCCGTCCGCAAGATCGTCGGGGTCGATCTCGTCGTGGTCGTCGACGACGGATCCGGTGACGGGACGGCCGAAGCCGCCGAGCGCGCGGGCGCGGTCGTGGTCCAGCACGAGCAGAACCAGGGCAAGGCCGCCGCGATGGAGACCGGAGCGGCCGAGGTCGGCCGCCGGGACGGGGCCCGGGCCCGGCACCTGCTCTTCCTGGACGCGGACCTGACCGATTCGGCCACCGGCGCGGAGCCGCTGCTGGAGCCGGTCCAGTCCGGGCGCGCCGACATGACGATCGGCACGTTGCCCGTCCAGGTCCGCGCCGACGGCAGCAAGGCCGGCGGCCACGGGTTCGTCGTGCGGCTGGCGCGGGCCGGGATCGAGGAGGCCACCGGCTGGGCGCCGGAGCAGCCGTTGTCGGGGCAGCGCTGCCTGACGCGCGCCGCGTTCGACGCCGCGCTGCCGTTGGCCGGCGGGTTCGGGGTGGAGACCGCCCTGAGCATCGACCTCGGCCGGAAGGGCTTCCGGATTCTCGAGGTCCCGATCGACGTGCGGCACCGCGCGACCGGGACCGACCTGCGCGGCCAGCTGCACCGAGGCCGGCAGTTCCTGCACGTCCGTCGTGCCCTGGCCGCCCGCAGCGCCCTGCCCGCGCGGAAGCCGGCCCGATGA
- a CDS encoding DUF2029 domain-containing protein, translating to MSSTEVTAPTDQANRDGRRAVGLYLASAALIVTVGLLGPSVVVLTLTNRHAWLPSYWFDSKPNDWLVSVLIYVAILLGGYGVFLAARALKNGWAPRLDRLIALGIGTIAAITVVPPMASGDVLIYAAYGRIMSLGGNPYTTAPADTIRLGYDPVIAATERPWQGAKSVYGPIATWIQWFSSWVGGDSMQLTVWMLQLSVAISLVVSGLLLIKLVGKNPAGRRRVAMLGLANPLILWTVLAGAHNDAIAVMFAVIALVLFRRHVFWAGIMLGVAGCTKLSIGLVGVAMLWSLRADRRRAVMFCLGGAVAMVGLYAVVGLQAFQQARSQTSFISTGTPHKVLLSLFDLFLPGALVRTLLAIAAWVGLVFVAILISQVFPKSLVPQTHPEDRTPDAIRYTAIYAVAWLLTSMYTLPWYDLIAWIALAAVASSQVDKLMVVRTTMLAIAYVPGRDPNARQVAASLSDSLEWFSARLRDTICPAIELAVLIGLIIWARRGGAQWWPYDWPKRKAKTAPEKASAH from the coding sequence ATGAGCTCCACCGAAGTCACCGCACCGACCGATCAGGCGAACCGGGACGGCCGCCGCGCCGTCGGGTTGTACCTGGCCTCCGCCGCCCTGATCGTCACGGTCGGCCTGCTCGGCCCGTCGGTCGTCGTGCTCACCCTGACCAACCGGCACGCCTGGCTGCCCTCGTACTGGTTCGACAGCAAGCCGAACGACTGGCTCGTCAGCGTGCTGATCTACGTCGCGATCCTGCTCGGCGGGTACGGCGTCTTCCTGGCCGCCCGGGCGCTGAAGAACGGCTGGGCCCCCCGGCTCGACCGATTGATTGCCCTCGGCATCGGTACGATCGCGGCCATCACCGTGGTCCCGCCGATGGCCTCCGGCGACGTGCTCATCTACGCCGCGTACGGGCGGATCATGTCGCTCGGCGGCAACCCGTACACGACGGCGCCGGCGGACACGATCCGGCTCGGCTACGACCCGGTGATCGCGGCGACCGAGCGGCCGTGGCAGGGCGCGAAGAGCGTCTACGGCCCGATCGCGACGTGGATCCAGTGGTTCTCCTCCTGGGTCGGCGGCGACTCGATGCAGCTGACCGTGTGGATGCTGCAGCTGTCGGTCGCGATCAGCCTCGTGGTCTCCGGTCTGCTCCTGATCAAGCTCGTGGGCAAGAACCCGGCCGGCCGTCGCCGGGTGGCGATGCTCGGCCTGGCCAACCCGCTGATCCTGTGGACCGTGCTCGCCGGGGCGCACAACGACGCGATCGCGGTGATGTTCGCGGTGATCGCGCTGGTGCTGTTCCGCCGGCACGTGTTCTGGGCCGGCATCATGCTCGGCGTCGCCGGGTGTACGAAGCTGTCGATCGGCCTGGTCGGTGTGGCCATGCTCTGGTCGTTGCGCGCGGACCGACGGCGTGCGGTGATGTTCTGCCTCGGCGGCGCGGTCGCGATGGTCGGCCTGTACGCCGTGGTCGGGTTGCAGGCGTTCCAGCAGGCCCGGTCGCAGACGTCGTTCATCTCCACCGGCACCCCGCACAAGGTGCTGCTGAGCCTTTTCGACCTGTTCCTGCCCGGCGCGTTGGTCCGGACGCTGCTCGCGATCGCGGCCTGGGTCGGTCTGGTCTTCGTGGCGATCCTGATCTCCCAGGTGTTCCCGAAGTCGCTGGTCCCGCAGACGCATCCCGAGGACCGCACCCCCGACGCGATCCGGTACACCGCGATCTATGCCGTCGCCTGGCTGCTCACCTCGATGTACACGCTGCCCTGGTACGACCTGATCGCGTGGATCGCGCTCGCGGCGGTGGCGTCCTCACAAGTGGACAAACTGATGGTGGTCCGGACGACGATGCTCGCGATCGCCTACGTACCGGGCCGCGATCCGAACGCGCGCCAGGTCGCCGCCTCGTTGTCGGACTCGCTGGAGTGGTTCTCCGCGCGGCTGCGGGACACGATCTGCCCCGCGATCGAGCTGGCGGTGCTGATCGGCCTGATCATCTGGGCCCGTCGGGGCGGCGCTCAGTGGTGGCCGTACGACTGGCCGAAGCGCAAAGCGAAAACTGCCCCGGAAAAGGCCTCCGCGCACTAA
- the larC gene encoding nickel pincer cofactor biosynthesis protein LarC gives MRVAWIDCSAGASGDMLLGAFLDAGADRDVVNAAVGSVDPSLSVRTEAALRHQIAATKASVFVGDSPHPENDPEAAYADPADAAQNHGHGHGHGHDDAGHGHGHGHAPGGEGGGTRSWAEVRGVIEAAGLDPAVRDRALDTFARLARAEANAHGVEPDAVHFHEVGALDAIADIVGVAAASVSLGLDRIVVSTITLGGGRQVRGQHGGIPVPGPAVLHLLTEAEAPVVGGTAPYEMTTPTGAALLATLADEFGMMPPMRIVRTGVGAGGRDPVEVPNIVRVIIGETADRPATELVYETNVDDLDPRIWPQVLARLLEAGAADAWLTPILMKKGRPAYTLSVLVGSANADAVRAVVLTETSAIGLREFPISKHAAERSFESVQVRGQRISVKIARYSGRVVNVQPEYDDVVAAAAELKQPVKSVLAQAIAAARELWD, from the coding sequence GTGAGGGTCGCCTGGATCGACTGCTCCGCGGGCGCGTCCGGGGACATGCTGCTCGGCGCCTTCCTGGACGCGGGCGCCGATCGCGACGTCGTGAACGCGGCCGTGGGTTCGGTGGACCCGTCCCTGTCGGTCCGGACCGAGGCGGCGCTGCGGCACCAGATCGCGGCGACGAAGGCCTCGGTGTTCGTCGGGGACAGCCCGCATCCGGAGAACGACCCGGAGGCCGCGTACGCCGATCCCGCCGACGCTGCGCAGAACCACGGGCACGGCCATGGGCACGGTCACGACGACGCTGGTCATGGGCACGGCCACGGTCACGCGCCCGGTGGTGAGGGCGGCGGGACGCGGTCGTGGGCCGAGGTGCGCGGGGTGATCGAGGCGGCCGGGCTGGATCCGGCGGTCCGCGACCGCGCGCTGGACACGTTCGCGCGGCTGGCCCGGGCCGAGGCGAACGCGCACGGGGTCGAGCCGGACGCCGTGCACTTCCACGAGGTCGGCGCGCTCGACGCGATCGCGGACATCGTCGGCGTCGCGGCCGCGTCCGTGTCGCTCGGGCTGGACCGGATCGTCGTCTCCACGATCACGCTCGGCGGCGGCCGCCAGGTCCGCGGTCAGCACGGCGGGATCCCGGTCCCGGGCCCCGCGGTCCTGCACCTGCTGACCGAGGCGGAGGCGCCGGTGGTCGGTGGGACCGCGCCGTACGAGATGACCACGCCGACCGGTGCCGCGCTGCTCGCCACGCTGGCCGACGAGTTCGGGATGATGCCGCCGATGCGGATCGTCCGGACCGGCGTCGGCGCGGGCGGCCGGGATCCGGTCGAGGTACCGAACATCGTCCGGGTGATCATCGGCGAGACCGCCGACCGGCCGGCCACCGAGCTCGTCTACGAGACCAACGTGGACGACCTGGACCCGCGGATCTGGCCGCAGGTGCTGGCCCGGTTGCTGGAGGCGGGCGCCGCCGACGCGTGGCTGACGCCGATCCTGATGAAGAAGGGCCGGCCCGCGTACACGTTGTCGGTGCTGGTCGGCAGCGCGAACGCCGACGCGGTGCGCGCGGTGGTGCTGACCGAGACGTCCGCGATCGGGTTGCGCGAGTTCCCGATCAGCAAGCACGCGGCCGAGCGGTCCTTCGAGAGCGTCCAGGTGCGGGGCCAGCGGATCAGCGTGAAGATCGCCCGGTACTCCGGTCGCGTGGTCAACGTGCAACCGGAGTACGACGACGTGGTGGCGGCCGCGGCCGAGCTGAAGCAGCCGGTCAAGTCGGTACTCGCCCAGGCGATCGCCGCGGCCCGCGAGCTCTGGGACTGA